A genomic stretch from Haloferax sp. Atlit-12N includes:
- a CDS encoding aspartate aminotransferase family protein encodes MSGFVFNEKPIAIESGEGPYLYSDDGTEYLDFGASYAVAALGHSHPAVTSAIQEQAAKLTYVQASYPVEVRTELYEKLATLAPGDISNVWLCNSGTEANEAAMKFARSATGRQKIVATKRAFHGRTLGSLALTWKQKYKKPYEPVAGGVEFVSYGDEEELAEAVDDETAAVFLEPIQGEGGINPATAEYLQTARDLTDDAGAALVFDEIQTGIGRTGSLWACENAGVVPDILTSAKGIANGLPLGATLCADWIADGAASHGSTFSGGPVVCAAANATLDTIVEEDLPGHAAAVGDYLTTELEAAVEEHDLPVREVRGDGLMIGVEVKRGANRTLKHLALSEQLLALPAGRTVVRFLPPLVIDEEHADRAVDAMANVLS; translated from the coding sequence ATGAGCGGCTTCGTCTTCAACGAGAAGCCCATCGCCATCGAGTCCGGCGAGGGACCGTACCTCTACTCGGACGACGGCACCGAGTACCTCGACTTCGGTGCGAGCTACGCCGTCGCGGCGCTCGGCCACTCCCACCCCGCGGTCACCTCCGCGATTCAGGAGCAGGCCGCGAAGCTGACCTACGTGCAGGCGTCGTATCCCGTCGAGGTCCGCACGGAACTCTACGAGAAGCTGGCGACGCTCGCGCCCGGCGACATCTCGAACGTCTGGCTCTGTAACTCCGGCACGGAGGCAAACGAGGCGGCGATGAAGTTCGCCCGCTCCGCGACCGGCCGCCAGAAAATCGTCGCCACGAAGCGCGCCTTCCACGGCCGCACCCTCGGGAGCCTCGCGCTCACGTGGAAACAGAAGTACAAGAAGCCCTACGAGCCGGTCGCCGGCGGCGTCGAGTTCGTCAGCTACGGCGACGAGGAGGAACTCGCCGAGGCCGTCGACGACGAGACGGCTGCGGTCTTCTTAGAGCCGATTCAGGGCGAAGGCGGCATCAACCCCGCCACGGCTGAGTACCTCCAGACCGCCCGCGACCTGACCGACGACGCAGGTGCCGCGCTCGTCTTCGACGAGATTCAGACCGGCATCGGTCGCACCGGGTCGCTGTGGGCCTGCGAGAACGCCGGCGTCGTCCCCGACATCCTGACGAGCGCGAAGGGCATCGCCAACGGCCTGCCCCTCGGCGCGACGCTCTGTGCCGACTGGATTGCGGACGGTGCGGCCTCCCACGGCTCGACGTTCTCCGGCGGCCCCGTGGTCTGCGCGGCGGCGAACGCCACCCTCGACACCATCGTCGAGGAGGACCTGCCCGGCCACGCGGCCGCGGTGGGCGACTACCTCACGACGGAACTCGAAGCCGCCGTCGAGGAACACGACCTGCCGGTCCGCGAGGTCCGCGGCGACGGTCTCATGATCGGCGTCGAGGTCAAACGCGGCGCGAACCGCACGCTGAAGCACCTCGCGCTGTCCGAGCAGTTGCTCGCGCTCCCCGCGGGCCGGACGGTCGTCCGGTTCCTGCCGCCGCTCGTCATCGATGAGGAGCATGCCGACCGCGCGGTCGACGCCATGGCGAACGTGTTATCATGA
- a CDS encoding argininosuccinate synthase, whose product MKKVALAFSGGLDTTVCVPILEEEYGYDEVVGVTVDVGQPEEEFEEAYETAEALGLEHYVVDAKQEFAQLCLDSVCANADYQGYPLGTALARPVIAKAILELAEEQDCDGIAHGCTGKGNDQLRFEAVWRASDLEVIAPVREMGMTREWEIEYAAEKDLPVQGGNEGVWSIDTNLWSRSIEGGNLEDPGYVPPEDIYEWTDQPSDETELIEITFEDGYPVAVDDEELEPLELISLLNEKAGKHGVGRTDMMEDRMLGLKVRENYEHPAATTLLNAHEALEGLVLTKEERDFKATVDNEWSQKAYEGLIDAPLVGALNAFLEKTQERVTGTVTIKFEGGQARPVGRESEYAAYSESAASFNTETVDGIEQADATGVAKYHGFQARLANQSAKKQKPELAADGGSDE is encoded by the coding sequence ATGAAGAAAGTCGCACTCGCGTTCTCGGGCGGACTCGACACAACAGTCTGCGTCCCGATTCTCGAAGAGGAGTACGGATACGACGAAGTCGTCGGCGTCACCGTCGACGTCGGCCAGCCGGAAGAGGAGTTCGAGGAGGCCTACGAGACGGCCGAGGCCCTCGGGCTGGAACACTACGTCGTCGACGCGAAACAGGAGTTCGCACAGCTCTGTCTCGACTCGGTGTGCGCCAACGCGGACTATCAGGGCTATCCGCTCGGCACCGCGCTCGCGCGTCCGGTCATCGCCAAGGCAATCCTCGAACTCGCAGAGGAGCAGGACTGCGACGGCATCGCCCACGGCTGTACGGGCAAGGGTAACGACCAACTCCGCTTCGAGGCGGTCTGGCGCGCCTCCGACCTCGAAGTCATCGCGCCCGTCCGCGAGATGGGCATGACCCGCGAGTGGGAAATCGAGTACGCCGCCGAGAAGGACCTCCCGGTACAGGGCGGCAACGAGGGCGTCTGGTCCATCGACACGAACCTCTGGAGCCGTTCCATCGAGGGCGGCAACCTCGAAGACCCCGGCTACGTCCCGCCGGAGGACATCTACGAGTGGACCGACCAGCCGTCCGACGAGACGGAACTCATCGAAATCACGTTCGAAGACGGCTACCCGGTCGCCGTCGACGACGAGGAACTCGAACCCCTCGAACTCATCTCGCTTCTCAACGAGAAGGCCGGCAAGCACGGCGTCGGCCGCACGGACATGATGGAAGACCGCATGCTCGGCCTCAAGGTGCGCGAGAACTACGAGCACCCGGCCGCGACGACGCTCCTGAACGCCCACGAGGCGCTCGAAGGGCTCGTCCTCACGAAAGAAGAGCGTGACTTCAAGGCCACCGTGGACAACGAGTGGTCCCAGAAGGCCTACGAGGGCCTCATCGACGCCCCGCTCGTGGGCGCGCTGAACGCCTTCCTCGAAAAGACCCAAGAGCGCGTCACGGGCACCGTGACCATCAAGTTCGAGGGCGGACAGGCCCGCCCGGTCGGCCGCGAGTCCGAGTACGCCGCCTACTCCGAGTCCGCCGCCTCCTTCAACACGGAGACGGTCGACGGCATCGAGCAGGCCGACGCGACGGGCGTCGCCAAGTATCACGGCTTCCAGGCGCGTCTCGCCAACCAGAGCGCGAAGAAGCAGAAGCCCGAACTCGCCGCAGACGGCGGTAGCGACGAGTAA
- the argH gene encoding argininosuccinate lyase, translating into MAGEDGDSEGVIRRDRFSGGPARGFMSSLAADERIFEADLAVDRAHVVMLASQDIIESEVASEILAALDEVEAAGHDSLSGGEDVHEAIEAAVIDIVGPDGGKMHTARSRNDEVATCIRYRLREDVLSALDAALALRESLVETAAEHTETVMPGYTHLQPAQPTTVAHFLCSYERAVARDCARLMCAYERINQSPLGSAAFAGTPFDVNRELVSDLLGFDRVMENSMDASATRDFLAETLSALTTHAVTLSGLAEDLVIFSNKGLVELSDDYSSTSSIMPQKKNPDTMELVRAVAGDAVGELTGLLTTLKGLPRAYNRDLQRAHKHAFRTVDDVAEAAAVAAGAVGSATWPEEELAAAAGDGFSTATGVADLLAMAGLPFRTAHEVVAEAAARSEGTPDVATLDAVATDVLGESLFTHVTAEAVEAALDPTESVASRDSVGGPAPAAVEATLSTARDELSDDTAAVADARDSLAAAAEGLDEEVSSYV; encoded by the coding sequence ATGGCAGGCGAGGACGGCGACTCCGAGGGCGTCATCCGCCGGGACCGCTTCAGCGGCGGCCCCGCCCGCGGGTTCATGTCGAGCCTCGCGGCCGACGAACGCATCTTCGAGGCCGACCTCGCCGTCGACCGGGCGCACGTCGTGATGCTCGCGTCGCAGGACATCATCGAGTCCGAGGTCGCGAGCGAGATTCTCGCCGCGCTGGACGAAGTCGAGGCCGCGGGCCACGACTCGCTTTCGGGCGGCGAAGACGTCCACGAGGCCATCGAGGCCGCCGTCATCGACATCGTCGGCCCCGACGGCGGGAAGATGCACACCGCCCGCTCGCGCAACGACGAGGTGGCGACTTGCATCCGCTACCGCCTACGCGAGGACGTGCTTTCGGCCCTCGACGCGGCGCTCGCCCTGCGCGAGTCGCTGGTCGAGACGGCCGCCGAACACACCGAGACGGTGATGCCCGGCTACACGCACCTCCAGCCCGCGCAACCGACGACGGTCGCGCACTTCCTGTGCTCGTACGAACGGGCGGTCGCCCGCGACTGCGCCCGCCTCATGTGCGCGTACGAGCGCATCAACCAGTCGCCGCTCGGGTCGGCGGCGTTCGCGGGCACGCCCTTCGACGTGAACCGCGAACTCGTGTCCGACCTGCTCGGCTTCGACCGCGTGATGGAGAACTCGATGGACGCCTCCGCGACCCGCGACTTCCTCGCGGAGACGCTGTCGGCGCTCACGACCCACGCGGTCACGCTCTCCGGCCTCGCCGAGGACCTCGTGATATTCTCGAACAAGGGGCTCGTCGAGCTGTCGGACGACTACTCGTCGACCTCCTCTATCATGCCGCAGAAGAAGAACCCCGACACGATGGAACTCGTCCGCGCCGTCGCGGGCGACGCCGTCGGGGAACTCACCGGCCTCCTGACGACGCTGAAGGGACTGCCGCGCGCGTACAACCGCGACCTCCAGCGCGCCCACAAACACGCGTTCCGCACCGTCGACGACGTTGCCGAGGCGGCCGCGGTGGCCGCCGGCGCAGTCGGGTCGGCGACGTGGCCCGAGGAGGAACTCGCCGCGGCCGCGGGCGACGGTTTCTCGACCGCGACCGGCGTGGCTGACCTGCTGGCGATGGCCGGCCTCCCGTTCCGCACGGCCCACGAGGTCGTCGCGGAGGCGGCCGCCCGCTCCGAGGGAACGCCCGACGTGGCAACACTTGACGCCGTCGCTACGGACGTATTAGGTGAGTCACTCTTTACACACGTGACAGCCGAGGCCGTCGAAGCCGCGCTCGACCCGACCGAGAGCGTGGCGAGTCGCGATTCGGTCGGCGGGCCCGCGCCCGCCGCCGTGGAGGCGACGCTCTCGACGGCCCGCGACGAGCTCTCGGACGACACCGCCGCCGTCGCCGACGCGCGCGACTCGCTCGCGGCGGCCGCCGAGGGTCTCGACGAGGAGGTTTCGAGCTATGTCTGA
- the argF gene encoding ornithine carbamoyltransferase gives MLETTHFTDIDDISASELDRVLTRAADIKSGDDEAQLTRATLAMLFEKPSTRTRVSFETGMTELGGHALFLGPEDIQLGHGEPLSDTARVLGRYGDAIMVRLFDHEDLLEIAEHSDAPVINGLTDDAHPCQTLADLLTIREHVGDFDEVQAAWVGDGNNVGQSFVLGCAMAGIDLTVATPPEYGVDDDVLEKADELGSTPTITTDPEEAVADADVVYTDVWISMGQEDQRHEKLQAFEGFQLNEDLLSDTDAKVMHCLPAHRGEEITGDVLEGERSLVWDQAENRLHAQKGLIVELLEE, from the coding sequence ATGCTCGAAACCACCCACTTCACCGACATCGACGACATCAGCGCATCGGAGTTAGACCGCGTTCTCACCCGCGCCGCCGACATCAAGTCCGGCGACGACGAGGCGCAGCTCACCCGAGCGACGCTGGCGATGCTCTTCGAGAAGCCGAGTACCCGGACGCGTGTCTCCTTCGAGACGGGGATGACCGAACTGGGCGGCCACGCGCTGTTCCTCGGCCCCGAGGACATCCAGCTCGGCCACGGCGAGCCGCTTTCGGACACCGCGCGCGTGCTGGGTCGCTACGGCGACGCCATCATGGTCCGCCTGTTCGACCACGAGGACCTGCTCGAAATCGCCGAGCACTCCGACGCGCCGGTCATCAACGGCCTGACCGACGACGCCCACCCCTGCCAGACGCTCGCCGACCTGCTCACCATCCGCGAACACGTCGGCGACTTCGACGAGGTGCAGGCCGCATGGGTCGGCGACGGCAACAACGTCGGCCAGTCGTTCGTCCTCGGCTGTGCGATGGCCGGCATCGACCTCACCGTGGCGACCCCGCCGGAGTACGGCGTCGACGACGACGTGCTCGAAAAGGCGGACGAACTCGGCTCGACCCCGACGATTACGACCGACCCCGAGGAGGCCGTCGCGGACGCCGACGTGGTCTACACCGACGTGTGGATTTCGATGGGCCAAGAGGACCAACGCCACGAGAAACTGCAGGCGTTCGAGGGGTTCCAACTCAACGAGGACCTGCTGTCCGACACCGACGCGAAGGTCATGCACTGCCTGCCGGCCCACCGCGGCGAGGAGATTACCGGCGACGTGCTCGAAGGCGAGCGCTCGCTCGTCTGGGACCAGGCGGAGAACCGCCTGCACGCCCAGAAGGGACTCATCGTCGAACTGCTCGAAGAATAG
- the argC gene encoding N-acetyl-gamma-glutamyl-phosphate reductase, whose protein sequence is MSDQLTAGVVGGSGFTGGELLRLLDGHPNFDVEQATSRSYERKTVGHVHPNLRHLDLRFTSPEDLESVDVLFTATPHGVSMEHIDAFQDAADTVVDLSADFRLSEAAQYDEWYDGHVCPEYLEQSEYALPELNRENLPGADLIAAGGCNATATILGLKPLFDAGILSGDEQVVVDVKVGSSEGGAGASKASSHAERSGIVRPYAPTGHRHEAEIEEYLGLSVSFTVHAVDMVRGAAATCHVFPDGPVSKGDMWKAFRGSYGDEPFMRTVAGGGGVYRYPEPKSVAGTNFGEVGFEIDPGNRRLVVFSAIDNMMKGSAGQAVHAANIALGLDETAGLDFTGFHPIGSP, encoded by the coding sequence GTGAGCGACCAACTCACTGCGGGCGTCGTCGGCGGCTCCGGCTTCACCGGCGGCGAACTGCTCCGCCTGCTCGACGGCCACCCGAACTTCGACGTCGAACAGGCGACGAGCCGCTCCTACGAGCGCAAGACCGTCGGCCATGTCCACCCGAACCTTCGTCACCTCGACCTCCGTTTCACCTCGCCGGAGGACCTCGAATCAGTCGACGTGCTGTTCACGGCGACGCCCCACGGCGTCTCGATGGAGCACATCGACGCCTTTCAGGACGCGGCGGACACCGTCGTCGACCTCTCTGCGGACTTCCGTCTCTCCGAGGCGGCGCAGTACGACGAGTGGTACGACGGCCACGTCTGCCCGGAATACCTCGAACAGTCGGAGTACGCGCTCCCCGAACTGAACCGCGAGAACCTCCCCGGCGCGGACCTCATCGCCGCGGGCGGCTGTAACGCGACCGCGACGATTCTCGGCCTCAAGCCGCTTTTCGACGCCGGCATCCTCTCCGGCGACGAGCAGGTCGTCGTGGACGTGAAAGTCGGCTCGTCGGAGGGCGGCGCGGGCGCGAGCAAGGCGTCGTCGCACGCCGAGCGCTCGGGCATCGTCCGCCCCTACGCGCCGACCGGCCACCGCCACGAGGCCGAAATCGAGGAGTACCTCGGCCTCTCGGTCTCGTTTACCGTCCACGCGGTCGACATGGTTCGCGGCGCGGCGGCGACCTGTCACGTCTTCCCCGACGGCCCCGTCTCGAAGGGCGACATGTGGAAAGCGTTCCGCGGGTCCTACGGCGACGAACCGTTCATGCGAACCGTCGCCGGCGGCGGCGGCGTCTACCGCTACCCGGAACCGAAGTCGGTCGCCGGGACGAACTTCGGCGAGGTCGGCTTCGAAATCGACCCCGGAAACCGACGACTCGTCGTCTTCTCGGCCATCGACAACATGATGAAAGGCTCCGCGGGGCAGGCGGTCCACGCCGCCAACATCGCGCTCGGGCTGGATGAGACCGCCGGACTCGACTTCACCGGCTTCCACCCCATCGGCTCGCCCTGA
- a CDS encoding [LysW]-lysine hydrolase has product MNAEIDREEGSEAEATTKTEMETEAETTPDADTDALDEGEWADARHLLYDMVSTPSVSGDEEAAAEVLKAFFEAHDREVWIDEVGNVRAPADDAVLLTSHIDTVPGDVPVKIEDGVLWGRGSVDATGPLCSMAAAAVETGVSFVGVVGEETSSRGAWHLVEDREEPDAVVNGEPSGWDGVTLGYRGFLSGTYISTSELGHSSRPEENAIQSAVAWWSRVADFFDEERDGVFDTVTTKPVTFDGGPTEDGLAVEATVDVQFRVPPRLTIDDVREVAESELTRGGVHWNKPIPPVMMSPRTDVARAFRVAIRNVGGVKPRLLRKTGTSDMNIFAGTWDCPMATYGPGDSDLDHAPNEHLDLAEFDSAIDVLVDVCERLADD; this is encoded by the coding sequence ATGAACGCCGAAATCGACCGCGAGGAAGGTAGCGAGGCGGAAGCGACGACGAAGACAGAGATGGAGACAGAGGCAGAGACGACGCCCGACGCCGACACCGACGCCCTCGACGAGGGCGAGTGGGCCGACGCGCGCCACCTCCTCTACGACATGGTCTCGACGCCCTCGGTGTCGGGCGACGAGGAGGCGGCCGCCGAGGTCCTGAAAGCGTTCTTCGAGGCGCACGACCGCGAGGTCTGGATAGACGAGGTCGGCAACGTCCGCGCGCCAGCCGACGACGCGGTGCTTCTCACCTCCCACATCGACACCGTCCCCGGCGACGTGCCGGTGAAGATAGAAGACGGCGTCCTCTGGGGTCGCGGGAGCGTCGACGCGACGGGACCGCTCTGTTCGATGGCCGCGGCGGCCGTCGAGACGGGCGTCTCGTTCGTCGGCGTCGTCGGCGAGGAGACCTCCTCGCGCGGCGCGTGGCACCTCGTGGAGGACCGCGAGGAACCCGACGCGGTCGTCAACGGCGAACCCTCGGGCTGGGACGGCGTCACGCTCGGCTACCGCGGGTTCCTCTCCGGGACGTACATCTCGACGAGCGAACTCGGTCACTCCTCGCGTCCCGAGGAGAACGCCATCCAGTCCGCGGTCGCGTGGTGGTCCCGCGTGGCCGACTTCTTCGACGAGGAGCGCGACGGCGTCTTCGACACGGTGACGACCAAGCCCGTGACGTTCGACGGCGGCCCGACCGAGGACGGCCTCGCGGTCGAGGCGACGGTTGACGTGCAGTTCCGCGTCCCGCCGCGGCTCACCATCGACGACGTGCGCGAGGTCGCCGAGAGCGAACTCACCCGCGGCGGCGTCCACTGGAACAAACCCATCCCGCCGGTCATGATGAGCCCCCGCACCGACGTGGCGCGGGCGTTCCGCGTCGCCATCCGCAACGTCGGCGGCGTAAAGCCCCGGCTCCTCCGGAAGACCGGAACCAGCGACATGAACATCTTCGCCGGGACGTGGGACTGCCCGATGGCGACCTACGGCCCCGGCGACTCGGACCTCGACCACGCCCCGAACGAACACCTCGACCTCGCCGAGTTCGACAGCGCCATCGACGTGCTCGTCGACGTGTGCGAGCGCCTCGCCGACGACTGA
- the lysW gene encoding lysine biosynthesis protein LysW has product MSDTITAEDPLSGEEIELPADVEVGEIIDSPATGAELEVVSLDPVTLEEAPELEEDWGE; this is encoded by the coding sequence ATGAGCGACACCATCACCGCGGAAGACCCGCTGAGCGGAGAGGAAATCGAGCTGCCGGCCGACGTCGAAGTCGGCGAAATCATCGACAGCCCCGCCACGGGCGCAGAGCTGGAAGTCGTCTCCCTCGACCCCGTGACACTCGAAGAAGCGCCCGAACTCGAAGAGGACTGGGGAGAGTAA
- a CDS encoding DUF6789 family protein produces MASETATTRLESTTTASWRAGVAAGSLAAVVMGAMMVVQMRPVLEVAIPSMYGLMGGAAGFTIHVAHGAILGVAFAGLVSALDFDLDGSSRSLGAGVAYGVVLWAVLAVLVMPVWLGAVGSPANPPLPNVNVTSLVGHVVYGAVLGASYPALDGVL; encoded by the coding sequence ATGGCCTCTGAAACAGCCACGACACGACTCGAATCGACGACGACCGCCTCCTGGCGCGCCGGCGTCGCCGCCGGCTCGCTCGCCGCCGTCGTGATGGGTGCGATGATGGTCGTCCAGATGCGGCCGGTCCTCGAAGTCGCCATTCCCTCGATGTACGGCTTGATGGGCGGGGCCGCCGGCTTCACCATCCACGTCGCCCACGGCGCGATTCTCGGCGTCGCGTTCGCCGGCCTCGTGAGCGCCCTCGACTTCGACCTCGACGGTTCGAGCAGGTCGCTCGGGGCGGGCGTCGCCTACGGCGTCGTCCTCTGGGCCGTCCTCGCCGTCTTGGTCATGCCCGTGTGGCTCGGTGCGGTCGGCTCGCCCGCGAACCCGCCGCTCCCGAACGTGAACGTGACGAGCCTCGTCGGCCACGTCGTCTACGGGGCCGTCCTCGGAGCGTCGTACCCCGCGCTCGACGGCGTCCTCTGA
- a CDS encoding acetylglutamate/acetylaminoadipate kinase — protein sequence MTGYTREELLAAHEQLVDNEDNLIADGGKEPPVVVKIGGAKAVDPKGAVSDVAHLVANGTDVVVVHGGSTAVDETLEELGEEPTYVESPSGVSGRFTDERTMEVFSMVMPGKLNTDLTALFREAGVDALGLSGVDGGLLTGPRKSAVRVVEDGKKKIKRGDHSGKITSVNATLLETLLDGGYTPIVTVPMLADDGVPVNADADRAAAAVAGALGAKLVVLTDVKGVYADPDDESTLIETADTPEEFSALESAAEGFMTKKVMAAKEALDGGAAEVIVSDANLNDPIVTALNGGGTHVTPGALVEAEGAEQ from the coding sequence ATGACAGGATACACACGCGAGGAACTGCTCGCGGCACACGAACAGCTCGTCGATAACGAAGACAACCTCATCGCTGACGGTGGCAAGGAGCCGCCGGTCGTCGTCAAAATCGGCGGCGCGAAGGCCGTCGACCCGAAGGGAGCCGTCTCCGACGTGGCCCACCTCGTCGCTAACGGCACCGACGTGGTCGTCGTCCACGGCGGTTCGACCGCCGTCGACGAGACGCTCGAAGAACTCGGCGAGGAGCCGACGTACGTCGAGTCGCCCTCGGGCGTCTCCGGCCGCTTCACCGACGAGCGCACCATGGAGGTCTTCTCGATGGTGATGCCCGGCAAGCTCAACACGGACCTGACGGCGCTGTTCCGCGAGGCGGGCGTCGACGCGCTCGGCCTCTCGGGCGTCGACGGCGGCCTCCTGACCGGGCCGCGCAAATCGGCCGTCCGCGTCGTCGAAGACGGCAAGAAGAAAATCAAGCGCGGCGACCACTCCGGGAAGATTACCTCGGTGAACGCGACGCTCCTCGAAACCCTCCTCGACGGCGGCTACACGCCCATCGTGACCGTTCCGATGCTCGCCGACGACGGCGTGCCGGTCAACGCTGACGCCGACCGCGCCGCCGCCGCGGTCGCGGGCGCGCTCGGCGCGAAACTCGTCGTCCTCACCGACGTGAAGGGCGTCTACGCCGACCCCGACGACGAATCGACGCTCATCGAGACGGCCGACACGCCCGAGGAGTTCTCGGCGCTCGAATCGGCCGCCGAGGGGTTCATGACCAAGAAGGTCATGGCCGCGAAGGAGGCGCTCGACGGCGGGGCCGCCGAGGTCATCGTCTCCGACGCGAACCTGAACGACCCCATCGTGACGGCGCTCAACGGCGGCGGCACGCACGTGACGCCCGGCGCGCTGGTCGAAGCCGAGGGGGCCGAACAATGA
- the lysX gene encoding lysine biosynthesis protein LysX: protein MHVGLLYSRIRRDEKLLLNELRDRGHEVTKIDVRKEQFDLTEPPESFDGLDVVVDRCLATSRSIYITRFLQSYGIPVVNSHETADICADKAKNSLALVDAGVPTPNTKVAFTVESAMEIVEEFGYPCVLKPVVGSWGRLMAKIDSEAAAEAILEHKSTLGNYEHKVFYIQEFVEKPGRDIRVLATDGEPVAAMVRSSDHWLTNAAKGASVDEFELDDRAKELVKQASDAVGGGLLGVDLMETGDDYTVHEVNHTVEFKALNDAVETDVPATVVDWLEAKVDGEQSLAEVSA, encoded by the coding sequence TTGCACGTTGGACTGCTCTATTCCCGGATTCGCCGCGACGAGAAGCTCCTGCTCAACGAGCTTCGCGACCGCGGCCACGAGGTGACGAAGATAGACGTTCGGAAAGAGCAGTTCGACCTCACGGAGCCGCCGGAATCGTTCGACGGACTCGACGTGGTGGTCGACCGCTGTCTGGCGACGAGCAGGAGCATCTACATCACGCGCTTCCTGCAGTCGTACGGAATCCCGGTCGTCAACTCCCACGAGACCGCCGACATCTGCGCCGACAAGGCGAAAAACAGCCTCGCGCTCGTGGACGCGGGCGTACCCACGCCGAACACGAAGGTGGCCTTCACAGTCGAGTCGGCGATGGAAATCGTCGAGGAGTTCGGCTACCCCTGCGTCCTCAAGCCGGTCGTCGGCTCGTGGGGTCGCCTGATGGCGAAAATCGACTCCGAGGCGGCCGCCGAGGCCATCCTCGAACACAAGTCGACGCTCGGCAACTACGAGCACAAGGTGTTCTACATCCAGGAGTTCGTCGAGAAGCCGGGCCGCGACATCCGCGTGCTCGCCACCGACGGCGAGCCCGTGGCCGCGATGGTCCGCTCGTCGGACCACTGGCTCACGAACGCCGCGAAGGGCGCGAGCGTCGACGAGTTCGAACTCGACGACCGCGCGAAGGAACTCGTGAAGCAGGCGTCCGACGCGGTCGGCGGCGGCCTGCTCGGCGTCGATCTCATGGAGACGGGAGATGACTACACCGTCCACGAGGTCAACCACACCGTCGAGTTCAAGGCGCTCAACGACGCCGTCGAGACGGACGTTCCCGCGACAGTCGTCGACTGGCTCGAAGCCAAGGTCGACGGCGAGCAGTCGCTGGCGGAGGTCTCGGCGTGA